A region from the Paludicola sp. MB14-C6 genome encodes:
- a CDS encoding DUF421 domain-containing protein has translation MEYFADAFEVALRSILSVVYLFFITRLMGRKQISQLSFFDYVIGISVGSIAAEMATAIDAPYLHGFLSMGLYAVIATIISIATNKSIKLRRFFNGRAYMLIENGKIHEKNLAKVKYDVNDLLSAARYAGYFNIADIEYAIMEYSGKISFMPKANKKNVTLEDLNITGQKECLVANVIIDGKIMTRNLKMTGLDDIWLKKQLEHQKVDKIEDIILATVDCNHELVVYNKTHQLHQETFID, from the coding sequence ATGGAGTATTTTGCGGATGCGTTTGAAGTTGCTTTAAGATCCATACTTTCTGTCGTTTATTTGTTTTTTATAACAAGACTGATGGGAAGAAAACAAATATCACAGCTATCATTTTTCGATTATGTAATCGGCATTTCGGTTGGCTCTATTGCTGCAGAAATGGCAACAGCAATAGATGCTCCTTATTTGCATGGCTTTTTAAGTATGGGTTTGTACGCAGTTATTGCAACAATTATTTCAATTGCTACGAATAAGAGTATCAAGTTACGGCGCTTTTTTAATGGAAGAGCTTATATGCTGATTGAAAATGGCAAAATACACGAAAAAAATTTAGCAAAAGTAAAATATGATGTAAACGACTTATTATCTGCGGCGAGGTATGCGGGCTATTTTAATATTGCCGATATTGAATATGCAATTATGGAATACAGCGGTAAGATAAGCTTTATGCCCAAAGCAAATAAAAAGAATGTAACCTTAGAGGATTTGAATATAACGGGGCAAAAAGAATGTTTGGTTGCGAATGTTATTATTGATGGTAAGATTATGACACGAAATTTAAAAATGACAGGATTGGATGATATATGGTTAAAAAAACAATTGGAACATCAAAAAGTTGATAAAATAGAAGATATTATTTTAGCAACTGTGGATTGTAATCATGAATTAGTTGTTTATAACAAAACACATCAATTACATCAGGAAACATTTATAGATTAG
- a CDS encoding SulP family inorganic anion transporter codes for MFRKYFNDMRNEFQGYNAKKFSKDLMAGLTVTAVALPLALAFGVSSGADAAAGLITAIIAGLVIGLLSGGSYQISGPTGAMTAILIAVVMKFGMQGVFLAGLLSGVILLIAGVLKIGKLVSFIPSAVITGFTSGIAIIIALGQIDNFFGVTSKGENAIQKVASYFKNGFDMNIWAVVIAVGVVLVMAFFPKKWNAKFPSSLVAIILVVIVNSIFNLPVAVVGDIPKTLFLENRLNIFNISYEQISGLIVPAISIAALGMIESLLCGASAGRMKNEKLDADRELVAQGIGNILLPFFGGVPATAAIARTSVAIKSGQETRLTSIIHSIGLLASMFLLGGVMSKIPLSALAGILMVTAYRMNEWKSIGYIFKNKFKSSIAQFLVTMVATVVFDLTIAILLGVLISVLLFVVRIANVQIETTEVDYDKLDIADANQKLKLHKMKVTYITGPLFFGSVERLENEIVNVVDCNTIILSMRGVPMIDAGAAHMFLETIEQLQQENITVLFSGLNDVPKEVLDRAGVVDLVGEENFYWDAKQAIESRL; via the coding sequence ATGTTTCGGAAGTATTTCAATGACATGAGAAATGAATTTCAAGGCTATAATGCTAAGAAATTCTCTAAAGATTTAATGGCAGGTTTAACCGTAACTGCTGTTGCTTTACCATTAGCGCTTGCATTTGGTGTTAGTAGTGGTGCAGATGCTGCGGCTGGCTTAATTACTGCAATTATTGCCGGTTTAGTAATTGGTTTATTGTCAGGCGGTTCGTATCAAATATCCGGGCCAACAGGTGCGATGACTGCAATACTGATTGCAGTAGTAATGAAATTCGGTATGCAGGGGGTTTTTCTGGCCGGTTTGTTATCAGGAGTAATATTACTCATTGCAGGTGTATTGAAAATCGGTAAATTAGTATCTTTTATTCCATCAGCAGTCATTACGGGCTTCACTTCAGGTATTGCCATTATTATAGCTTTAGGTCAAATTGATAATTTCTTCGGAGTTACTTCAAAGGGCGAGAATGCGATTCAAAAAGTGGCATCCTACTTTAAAAACGGCTTCGATATGAATATATGGGCAGTAGTAATTGCTGTCGGAGTTGTTCTTGTAATGGCGTTTTTCCCTAAAAAGTGGAACGCAAAATTTCCATCCTCTTTGGTTGCAATCATTTTAGTGGTTATTGTTAATTCTATTTTCAATTTACCTGTTGCCGTAGTAGGCGATATTCCAAAGACGCTATTTTTGGAAAACAGACTTAATATATTTAATATTTCATATGAACAAATTAGCGGCTTAATTGTACCAGCAATAAGTATTGCAGCTTTAGGTATGATTGAAAGTTTGCTTTGTGGTGCAAGCGCAGGAAGAATGAAAAATGAAAAATTAGATGCGGATAGGGAACTTGTTGCCCAAGGTATCGGAAATATATTATTGCCTTTCTTTGGCGGTGTGCCAGCAACTGCCGCAATCGCAAGAACGAGTGTTGCAATTAAATCAGGACAAGAAACAAGACTAACAAGCATTATCCATTCAATCGGTTTGCTGGCTTCCATGTTCTTATTGGGAGGAGTAATGTCTAAAATTCCATTAAGTGCGTTAGCGGGAATTCTTATGGTAACTGCATATCGTATGAATGAGTGGAAATCAATTGGATATATCTTTAAAAATAAATTCAAATCATCTATTGCACAATTCTTAGTAACAATGGTCGCAACTGTGGTATTTGATTTAACAATCGCAATTTTACTAGGCGTTTTGATTTCCGTTTTGTTATTTGTTGTTCGTATTGCAAATGTACAAATTGAAACAACAGAAGTAGATTATGACAAATTAGATATCGCAGATGCGAATCAAAAATTAAAACTACATAAAATGAAAGTTACTTATATAACAGGCCCACTTTTCTTCGGCTCTGTAGAACGTTTGGAAAATGAAATTGTAAACGTAGTGGATTGTAATACGATTATTCTTTCTATGCGTGGTGTACCAATGATTGATGCAGGCGCAGCACATATGTTCTTAGAAACAATCGAACAATTACAACAAGAAAATATTACAGTTTTATTTAGTGGGTTGAATGATGTTCCAAAAGAAGTGCTGGATCGTGCTGGCGTTGTTGATTTAGTAGGCGAAGAAAACTTTTATTGGGATGCAAAACAAGCAATTGAAAGCAGGCTATAA
- a CDS encoding glycoside hydrolase family 36 protein: MYERILRMPDKIIVETQQNLHELKKQENTAHIDDIRVYFSMDSNSGLDVYVEAKQTPLKNIRLRWNISIPNDCRFLGDALERSYGDLEWRGLVPDRAMPWYFLMNNATTTIGYGVKVRPSSLCFWQVDTNGITLWLDVRNGGNGVVLGNRTLKICSIVNEVYEHTDPFIATQNFCKVMCTDPILPKEPVYGFNNWYSSYGDISEQQVLEDTDELCKIVGENIDNRPFMVIDDGWQIAHKLNEYNGGPWHSGNSKFPDMKKLAQAIKKKNCKPGIWVRLLHTSDQELPSSWRLKKNYDVLDPSVPAVLDYIKQTIRLLVDWGYELIKHDFSTNDLFNCWGFQMNPSAPESDWEFADKSKTTAEIIINLYETILDATDGHAYILGCNCIGHLGAGLMHIQRIGDDVSGICWERTRKYGINTLAFRLPQHKTFFDIDADCIGITDSVPWRYNSQWADLIGRSGTPMFVSAKLQCLSEKQRPKLIELFQINSKQSDSIKPLDWMDTVCPSTWVINGNIEKYDWYEENGLSSFHV, encoded by the coding sequence ATGTACGAACGCATTCTTCGAATGCCTGATAAAATTATTGTTGAGACTCAACAAAATTTACATGAATTAAAAAAGCAAGAGAACACAGCCCATATAGATGATATTAGGGTTTATTTCAGTATGGATTCTAATTCAGGATTAGACGTGTATGTCGAAGCAAAACAGACACCATTAAAAAACATTCGATTGAGATGGAATATCAGTATTCCAAATGATTGTAGGTTTTTAGGCGACGCATTGGAGCGAAGCTACGGCGATTTAGAATGGAGAGGACTTGTTCCGGATAGAGCTATGCCTTGGTATTTCTTAATGAATAATGCAACTACAACCATAGGTTACGGAGTAAAGGTTCGTCCATCTTCACTTTGCTTTTGGCAAGTCGACACTAACGGAATCACTTTATGGTTGGATGTCCGCAATGGTGGAAACGGTGTAGTTTTAGGTAATCGCACATTGAAAATATGTTCTATTGTAAATGAAGTATATGAACATACCGATCCATTCATTGCTACACAAAATTTCTGTAAGGTAATGTGTACAGATCCGATTTTACCTAAAGAACCGGTTTATGGATTTAATAACTGGTATAGTAGCTATGGCGATATTTCTGAACAACAAGTCCTTGAAGATACGGATGAGCTTTGTAAAATAGTTGGTGAAAATATTGATAACAGACCGTTTATGGTTATTGATGATGGATGGCAAATCGCTCATAAATTAAATGAATACAATGGTGGACCTTGGCATTCAGGAAATTCAAAATTTCCTGATATGAAGAAGTTAGCTCAAGCTATAAAAAAGAAAAATTGCAAACCGGGAATATGGGTAAGACTTTTACACACATCTGATCAAGAGCTTCCTAGTTCATGGCGTTTAAAGAAGAATTACGATGTTTTAGATCCTTCTGTTCCAGCTGTACTCGACTATATTAAACAAACAATTCGTTTATTAGTAGATTGGGGATATGAACTAATTAAGCACGATTTTTCAACTAATGATTTATTTAATTGCTGGGGATTTCAAATGAATCCTAGCGCGCCTGAAAGCGATTGGGAGTTTGCAGACAAAAGCAAAACAACTGCAGAAATTATAATCAATTTGTATGAAACAATTTTAGACGCTACTGATGGTCATGCTTATATTTTAGGTTGTAATTGTATTGGTCATTTAGGTGCAGGGTTAATGCATATACAGCGTATCGGAGACGATGTAAGCGGTATTTGTTGGGAAAGAACAAGAAAATACGGAATTAACACTTTGGCTTTTCGATTACCACAACATAAAACATTTTTTGACATTGATGCTGATTGTATAGGAATTACCGATAGCGTACCTTGGAGATATAATAGTCAATGGGCTGATTTAATCGGAAGAAGCGGTACTCCTATGTTTGTTTCTGCAAAGCTGCAATGTTTATCAGAAAAGCAACGCCCAAAACTAATAGAACTATTCCAAATCAATTCCAAACAATCTGATAGTATCAAACCTTTGGATTGGATGGATACTGTTTGTCCATCTACATGGGTTATCAACGGTAATATTGAAAAATATGATTGGTATGAAGAAAACGGACTTTCCAGCTTTCATGTATAG
- a CDS encoding AraC family transcriptional regulator, which yields MNDELILKLDSMFLSKIRMLFCGHQKCSPLHSYGPGFHSSYIIHVVINGEGRYITNSKEYKLKKNDLFLITPNDLVFYQADINYPWEYIWISINGEDAQACLERCGISKDKPVASVENINEITYCIMEIIRCKQVDFSQDLKLQGLMYQCLSNIAQQLSITDKHVNHDNLYVEQSVQYIRHNYHESIGVSDIAEYLSLNRSYFSNIFKNSLGVTPKEFLLQFRISKAKELLKTTDLTIYEIAVSCGYNDQSVFSKAFKRQCGISPMEYKTK from the coding sequence ATGAATGATGAATTGATTTTAAAACTGGATAGTATGTTCTTATCTAAAATAAGAATGCTTTTTTGCGGGCACCAAAAATGTTCTCCGCTGCATTCCTATGGGCCAGGATTTCATTCAAGCTATATCATACATGTAGTAATAAACGGAGAAGGTAGATATATAACAAATTCAAAGGAATATAAGCTCAAAAAGAACGACTTGTTTCTTATTACACCAAATGATTTAGTTTTTTATCAAGCGGATATCAATTATCCTTGGGAATATATTTGGATTTCAATAAACGGTGAGGATGCACAAGCATGTTTAGAGCGGTGTGGAATCAGCAAAGATAAGCCCGTTGCCTCAGTCGAAAATATAAACGAGATAACATACTGCATTATGGAAATTATTCGATGTAAACAAGTTGATTTTTCACAAGATTTAAAACTGCAAGGGTTAATGTATCAGTGCTTATCAAATATTGCACAGCAACTATCCATTACCGACAAGCATGTAAACCATGATAATCTATATGTTGAACAATCCGTACAATATATAAGGCACAATTATCATGAAAGTATTGGCGTGAGTGATATTGCTGAATACCTATCTTTAAACAGAAGTTATTTTTCTAATATATTTAAAAATTCTTTAGGTGTTACTCCCAAAGAATTTTTACTTCAATTTAGAATCAGCAAAGCAAAAGAGCTATTAAAAACCACTGATTTAACTATATATGAAATTGCTGTTTCATGTGGTTACAATGACCAAAGTGTCTTTTCTAAAGCTTTTAAACGCCAATGTGGAATAAGTCCAATGGAATATAAAACGAAATAG
- the spoIVA gene encoding stage IV sporulation protein A, which translates to MDKSNIYADIAKRTDGDIYVGIVGPVRTGKSTFIKKFMETLVIPNIESEFRKERAIDELPQSAAGKTIMTTEPKFIPEEAVKINLDGNAQMNVRMIDCVGYIVPSSLGYFENEMPRMVMTPWFESAVPFNMAAEVGTQKVINEHSTVGIVVTTDGSITDIPRDEYEEAERRVIDELKDINKPFIVVLNCVNPQGERAKELAKQMNMAYNVPIMPLNCLELDNNDIKGIMQELLFEFPVKEIAVKMPKWINSLEKEHWLKTSVFDAIKQSASQVNTIHDVNNITNRINENEFVNNTRVEDINLGTGCATLDIMLNNDLFYKILGEVTGIEITGEADLMPCMIEMSQIKNKYNKIKGALEQVEATGYGIVMPTLDELRLEDPEIVKQGGKYGVKLRASAPSIHMMKAEINTEVSPIVGSERQSEELVMYLLKEFEENPKNIWNSNIFGTTLHSLVNEGLHNKLYRMPADARLKLQETIERIINEGCGGLICIIL; encoded by the coding sequence ATGGATAAATCTAATATCTACGCAGATATCGCAAAGCGAACAGATGGCGATATTTATGTTGGTATAGTGGGGCCTGTAAGAACAGGTAAATCTACATTTATTAAAAAATTTATGGAAACCCTAGTTATACCAAATATCGAAAGTGAATTTCGTAAAGAAAGAGCAATCGACGAGCTGCCGCAGTCTGCCGCAGGCAAAACTATCATGACTACAGAGCCAAAGTTTATCCCAGAAGAAGCAGTGAAAATCAATCTCGATGGAAATGCTCAAATGAATGTTCGGATGATCGATTGTGTAGGTTATATCGTTCCAAGTTCACTTGGGTATTTTGAAAATGAAATGCCAAGAATGGTTATGACTCCTTGGTTTGAAAGCGCAGTACCATTTAATATGGCCGCTGAGGTTGGTACGCAAAAAGTCATCAATGAGCATTCTACAGTTGGCATAGTTGTGACAACCGATGGCAGTATTACTGATATTCCTCGTGATGAATATGAAGAAGCTGAAAGACGAGTTATTGATGAATTAAAAGATATCAATAAACCATTCATTGTTGTTTTAAACTGTGTTAATCCGCAAGGCGAGCGAGCAAAAGAGTTAGCAAAGCAAATGAATATGGCTTATAATGTTCCTATAATGCCTTTGAATTGCTTAGAATTAGATAATAATGATATTAAAGGTATTATGCAAGAGTTACTGTTTGAATTCCCAGTAAAAGAAATCGCAGTAAAAATGCCGAAATGGATTAATTCACTTGAAAAAGAACATTGGCTCAAAACAAGCGTTTTTGATGCAATTAAGCAAAGTGCCTCTCAAGTTAATACCATTCATGATGTAAACAATATAACAAATAGAATTAATGAAAACGAATTTGTAAATAATACAAGGGTTGAAGATATCAACTTAGGTACGGGATGCGCAACACTTGATATTATGCTGAATAATGATTTGTTCTATAAGATTCTAGGCGAAGTAACGGGTATTGAAATTACAGGTGAAGCAGACTTAATGCCATGTATGATTGAAATGTCTCAAATAAAGAATAAATATAATAAGATTAAAGGTGCATTAGAGCAAGTTGAGGCAACAGGCTATGGAATTGTTATGCCGACTCTGGACGAATTGAGGTTAGAAGATCCAGAAATTGTGAAACAAGGTGGCAAGTATGGCGTAAAATTACGTGCGAGTGCTCCATCTATCCATATGATGAAAGCCGAAATCAATACAGAGGTTTCTCCAATTGTAGGAAGTGAACGTCAATCTGAAGAGCTTGTTATGTATCTATTAAAGGAGTTTGAGGAAAATCCAAAGAACATTTGGAACTCTAACATTTTCGGTACGACACTACATTCACTTGTAAATGAAGGGCTACATAACAAATTATATCGTATGCCTGCTGATGCAAGATTAAAATTGCAAGAAACAATTGAAAGAATTATTAACGAAGGTTGTGGTGGACTCATCTGCATCATACTTTAA
- a CDS encoding DUF3794 and LysM peptidoglycan-binding domain-containing protein has protein sequence MELKLTHESICINEVVFDGVLEQPIELDYLLPDYCQSIFKVLKCKITPKITSQRIMNGKLLIDGVAYIKIIYVSEECYRVKSIMQKQVFSKSMDLKDAFDNGTVNVYCKCDYVNCRVVNQHRLDIRGAVSMKAIIICPKKIDILSKAEGMGVQIDNKKVTALGEKLAANKEFSIKEEMELGYGKPGIVNILDNTANAVLSDYKLIQNKVILKGEILLHLLYSSENEDKPEIMDYNIPISQIVDVAGINDEYKCVISFDVTNVDINLKSSGENASTSFDAEFVVRANLEANKNEEMKLINDIYSTDFNVQTNASNIKVAQLICVVNEIAVCKNAVKISKNEVNCIYDIVCDFTNESAKFNDGFLEVCGNLNISILAMDSENMPIMIDKTVPCEMKLECKCGGPDVMFVPNVTISSVSYNLTAADEIEVRVELKICGNVYKYTFYDVVSSIAIDENNKKEIKDDAVLRLYFASSGEMIWDIAKKFNTSVDAVMLENNLNDDVLHSNGMLLIPIIH, from the coding sequence ATGGAATTAAAGTTAACACACGAGTCAATCTGTATAAATGAGGTTGTTTTTGATGGAGTTTTAGAGCAACCAATTGAACTCGACTACTTATTACCTGATTATTGCCAAAGCATATTCAAAGTGTTGAAATGTAAAATTACTCCTAAAATCACATCACAAAGAATTATGAATGGCAAATTGCTAATTGATGGAGTTGCATACATAAAAATCATTTATGTAAGTGAGGAATGCTACCGTGTGAAATCAATTATGCAAAAACAAGTTTTTTCTAAATCAATGGATTTGAAAGATGCATTCGATAACGGTACAGTTAACGTTTATTGTAAATGTGATTATGTAAATTGCAGAGTTGTAAATCAGCATCGCTTGGATATTCGTGGTGCAGTCAGCATGAAAGCTATCATTATTTGCCCGAAAAAAATCGATATTTTAAGTAAGGCAGAAGGAATGGGCGTTCAAATTGATAATAAGAAAGTCACTGCATTGGGCGAAAAGTTGGCAGCTAATAAAGAGTTTTCTATTAAAGAGGAAATGGAACTCGGATATGGAAAACCTGGTATAGTAAATATCCTAGATAATACTGCAAATGCTGTACTTTCAGATTACAAGCTGATCCAAAACAAAGTAATTTTAAAAGGTGAAATTTTATTACATCTTTTATATAGCTCTGAAAATGAAGATAAACCGGAAATAATGGATTACAATATTCCAATTAGCCAGATTGTCGATGTAGCCGGTATCAACGATGAATATAAATGTGTTATCTCGTTTGATGTAACAAACGTTGATATTAACTTAAAGTCAAGCGGAGAAAATGCAAGTACAAGTTTTGATGCCGAATTTGTTGTTCGTGCTAATTTAGAGGCAAATAAAAACGAAGAAATGAAATTGATCAATGATATTTATTCAACAGATTTTAATGTACAAACAAATGCAAGCAACATAAAAGTAGCTCAACTAATATGCGTTGTAAATGAAATTGCTGTTTGTAAAAATGCTGTGAAAATATCAAAGAATGAGGTAAATTGCATCTACGATATTGTTTGTGATTTTACCAATGAAAGTGCAAAATTTAATGATGGATTCCTTGAAGTTTGCGGCAACTTAAACATATCAATTTTAGCTATGGATAGCGAAAATATGCCGATAATGATTGATAAAACAGTTCCTTGCGAAATGAAGTTAGAATGCAAATGTGGTGGTCCAGACGTTATGTTCGTTCCAAATGTCACAATTTCATCTGTTTCTTATAATCTAACTGCAGCAGATGAAATTGAAGTAAGAGTAGAACTTAAGATATGCGGTAATGTATATAAATATACTTTTTACGATGTGGTAAGTTCAATTGCAATTGATGAAAACAATAAAAAAGAGATAAAGGATGATGCGGTATTACGTTTATACTTTGCGTCCAGCGGAGAGATGATTTGGGATATTGCTAAGAAGTTTAATACATCAGTTGATGCTGTTATGTTAGAGAATAACCTTAACGATGATGTATTACATAGCAACGGGATGCTGCTAATTCCGATAATTCACTAA